A window of Streptomyces armeniacus contains these coding sequences:
- a CDS encoding substrate-binding domain-containing protein: MKRIFSTAVAISVPLALAACSVSTTPGGDSGERKKSDGSLTIGFSQATQQSPFYVQLHSGVEKAAKKAGAKLYFADAGGEVTQQNDDIQDLITRDVDVLLVNPVDPKGAKAGMAAAESAGVPVVTVDRPVPSGADAHVGRDNKKMGTLVGEMVAEQLGAKGGKIIEIKGDAGGAVARDRSQGFHKAVEGKPGIKIVAGPYCDYIRSKAVTAMQDLLQTNPDAKVVYAHNDDMALGALQVLKENGRTDVKVAGVDGLMEAVKAIDKGGPYVATALNDPISLGSTAVKTATDVARGKKVNGNVDAGTEPVDQGNAGEFTGSTTFAPASKP, translated from the coding sequence ATGAAGCGCATTTTCAGCACCGCTGTCGCCATATCCGTCCCCTTGGCGCTCGCGGCGTGCTCCGTGTCGACCACACCCGGCGGCGACTCCGGTGAGCGCAAGAAGTCCGATGGCTCGCTGACCATCGGCTTCAGCCAGGCCACGCAGCAGTCGCCCTTCTACGTGCAGCTGCACTCGGGAGTCGAGAAGGCCGCCAAGAAGGCCGGGGCCAAGCTCTATTTCGCCGACGCGGGCGGCGAGGTGACCCAGCAGAACGACGACATCCAGGACCTCATCACCCGCGACGTCGACGTGCTGCTGGTCAACCCCGTGGACCCGAAGGGCGCCAAGGCCGGGATGGCAGCCGCCGAGTCGGCGGGCGTGCCCGTGGTGACCGTCGACCGTCCGGTGCCGTCGGGAGCCGACGCGCACGTGGGCCGCGACAACAAGAAGATGGGCACGCTCGTGGGCGAGATGGTCGCCGAGCAGCTCGGTGCCAAGGGCGGCAAGATCATCGAGATCAAGGGCGACGCCGGCGGCGCGGTGGCCCGCGACCGCAGCCAGGGCTTCCACAAGGCCGTCGAGGGCAAGCCGGGAATCAAGATCGTGGCCGGCCCGTACTGCGACTACATCCGGTCCAAGGCCGTCACCGCCATGCAGGACCTGCTGCAGACCAACCCGGACGCCAAGGTCGTCTACGCGCACAACGACGACATGGCGCTCGGCGCCCTCCAGGTGCTCAAGGAGAACGGCCGTACGGACGTGAAGGTCGCCGGAGTCGACGGGCTGATGGAGGCCGTCAAGGCGATCGACAAGGGCGGCCCGTACGTCGCCACCGCCCTCAACGACCCGATCTCGCTCGGCAGTACGGCCGTCAAGACCGCCACGGACGTCGCGCGCGGCAAGAAGGTCAACGGCAACGTCGACGCCGGGACCGAGCCCGTCGACCAGGGCAACGCCGGGGAGTTCACCGGCTCGACCACGTTCGCGCCCGCGAGCAAGCCGTGA
- a CDS encoding galactitol-1-phosphate 5-dehydrogenase, translating into MTPKTMRAAVLHAPGDIRLEQVPVPEPGPREVLVAVAACGVCGSDIPRMLQPGVAYDLPLICGHEFSGHVRALGSEVAAAGTVAVGDLVAVPPLVPCRHCASCVRGEFSLCEDYDYFGSRRPGAYAEYVAVPEGNLLVLPADLDPRAAAMLDPAAIALHAIWRTKLRAGHRVAVIGAGPIGLFAIQWALLQGASEVLSVDVSEQKAAMALEAGATHTATSPEQARGLAGAGYDVVIESAGAPATADQAVTLAARHGHAVFIGIPHDPVQLPKKTFSTFLRREVTLYGAWNSFSAPFPGDEWRVAVRAMSEGRLQWKFMITHELGLEDVAGTMRQLGERSVFSSKVLFLPNGDRP; encoded by the coding sequence ATGACGCCGAAGACCATGCGAGCCGCCGTGCTGCACGCGCCGGGTGACATCCGGCTCGAGCAGGTGCCGGTGCCGGAACCCGGCCCCCGCGAGGTGCTGGTGGCCGTCGCCGCCTGCGGCGTCTGCGGTTCCGACATTCCGCGGATGCTCCAGCCCGGTGTCGCGTACGACCTGCCGCTGATCTGCGGACACGAGTTCTCCGGCCACGTACGGGCGCTGGGCTCCGAGGTCGCCGCGGCCGGCACGGTCGCGGTCGGCGACCTGGTGGCCGTACCGCCGCTGGTGCCGTGCCGGCACTGCGCGTCCTGCGTACGGGGCGAGTTCAGCCTCTGCGAGGACTACGACTACTTCGGCAGCCGGCGGCCCGGCGCGTACGCCGAGTACGTGGCGGTGCCCGAGGGCAACCTGCTGGTGCTGCCCGCCGACCTGGACCCGCGGGCGGCCGCGATGCTCGACCCCGCAGCCATCGCCCTGCACGCCATCTGGCGTACGAAGCTGCGCGCCGGCCACCGCGTCGCCGTGATCGGCGCCGGTCCGATCGGGCTGTTCGCCATCCAGTGGGCGCTGCTCCAGGGCGCGAGCGAAGTGCTGTCGGTCGATGTGAGCGAGCAGAAGGCGGCCATGGCGCTGGAGGCCGGTGCCACCCACACCGCCACCAGCCCCGAGCAGGCTCGCGGGCTGGCGGGCGCCGGCTACGACGTGGTCATCGAGTCCGCGGGCGCGCCCGCCACCGCCGACCAGGCCGTGACACTGGCCGCCCGGCACGGCCACGCCGTCTTCATCGGCATCCCGCACGATCCGGTGCAGCTGCCGAAGAAGACGTTCAGCACGTTCCTCCGCCGCGAGGTCACTCTCTACGGCGCCTGGAACTCGTTCTCCGCCCCCTTCCCCGGGGACGAGTGGCGCGTGGCGGTGCGCGCCATGTCCGAGGGGAGGCTCCAGTGGAAGTTCATGATCACGCACGAGCTGGGCCTCGAGGACGTGGCTGGCACCATGCGGCAGCTCGGTGAGCGGTCCGTGTTCAGCTCCAAGGTGCTCTTCCTGCCGAACGGAGACCGCCCATGA
- a CDS encoding FGGY-family carbohydrate kinase, translated as MTALLAIDLGTESARVAVYAPDGRTLGQGESGYPISFPRPGWAEQDPEDWWRAVVAATRGALAEAGGPAVAGVAVATTASTVAVLDGAGRPLRPALLWMDSRAAAESAATAEVEHPVLAYAGGSDAVEWLVPKAMWLAGNEPENYRAARHITEAVDYLVWRLTGEWTGSQMNAVCKWNYDPLGAGLPDDLYERFGVPGLRDKLPERIVPVGEPVAPLSAEARGELGIAGPALVAAGGIDAHLSLLAIGGARTGRVSVVSGTSTAFVTEIEDPVYPRTVWGPYPEALNPGRWLVEGGQVSSGSVLKWAGEQLLGRPRAELPALIKDAAELPPREHGLLVLDYFMGNRTPLRDPRLRGAVLGLTLGTRPEEVYRAAAEGVAYGTRQVLESFVDGGVPVEEVYVSGGIRHNPLWLRTTADVLGRPLRLVEGDNLTLRACAVIAAAGAGQAGSLAEAAAGFAPDVRVVEPDEAHHRVYEQGYADYRAATAATREVAHRLSAPVQ; from the coding sequence ATGACCGCCCTCCTGGCCATCGACCTCGGTACGGAAAGCGCGCGCGTCGCCGTGTACGCGCCGGACGGCCGCACGCTCGGCCAGGGCGAGAGCGGGTACCCGATCTCGTTCCCCCGCCCCGGCTGGGCCGAGCAGGACCCCGAGGACTGGTGGCGTGCCGTGGTGGCCGCGACCAGGGGCGCGCTCGCCGAAGCGGGCGGGCCCGCCGTCGCAGGCGTCGCCGTGGCCACCACCGCCTCCACCGTCGCGGTGCTCGACGGCGCGGGCCGCCCGCTGCGCCCCGCGCTGCTCTGGATGGACAGCCGCGCGGCGGCGGAGTCGGCGGCCACCGCCGAGGTCGAGCACCCCGTACTCGCCTACGCGGGTGGCTCCGACGCCGTCGAATGGCTCGTACCGAAGGCCATGTGGCTAGCCGGGAACGAGCCGGAGAACTACCGCGCCGCCCGGCACATCACCGAGGCCGTCGACTATCTCGTCTGGCGGCTGACCGGCGAGTGGACCGGCTCGCAGATGAACGCCGTCTGCAAGTGGAACTACGACCCGCTCGGCGCAGGCCTCCCCGACGACCTCTACGAGCGGTTCGGCGTCCCCGGCCTGCGCGACAAGCTGCCCGAACGCATCGTCCCCGTGGGCGAGCCGGTCGCGCCGCTCAGCGCCGAGGCACGCGGTGAACTGGGCATCGCCGGACCCGCGCTGGTCGCCGCCGGAGGCATCGACGCCCATCTGTCGCTGCTCGCCATCGGCGGCGCCCGTACGGGCCGGGTGTCCGTGGTCTCGGGTACGTCCACCGCGTTCGTCACGGAGATCGAGGACCCGGTGTACCCGCGGACGGTCTGGGGCCCGTACCCCGAGGCGCTGAACCCCGGCCGCTGGCTCGTCGAGGGGGGCCAGGTCAGCTCCGGCTCCGTACTGAAGTGGGCCGGCGAACAGCTGCTCGGCCGCCCCCGCGCCGAACTGCCCGCCCTGATCAAGGACGCGGCGGAGCTGCCGCCGCGCGAGCACGGACTGCTGGTCCTGGACTACTTCATGGGCAACCGCACCCCGCTCCGTGACCCGCGGCTGCGCGGCGCCGTACTCGGCCTGACCCTCGGCACCCGCCCCGAGGAGGTGTACCGCGCGGCGGCCGAGGGCGTCGCGTACGGCACCCGGCAGGTGCTGGAGTCCTTCGTCGACGGGGGAGTGCCCGTCGAGGAGGTGTACGTGTCCGGCGGCATCCGGCACAACCCGCTGTGGCTGCGTACGACCGCCGACGTGCTCGGCCGCCCGCTGCGGCTGGTCGAGGGCGACAACCTGACGCTCCGCGCGTGCGCGGTGATCGCGGCGGCCGGCGCCGGCCAGGCCGGTTCGCTCGCCGAGGCCGCCGCCGGGTTCGCCCCCGACGTACGCGTCGTCGAGCCGGACGAGGCCCACCACCGGGTCTACGAGCAGGGTTACGCCGACTACCGCGCCGCGACCGCCGCCACCCGCGAGGTCGCGCACCGGCTCAGCGCACCCGTCCAGTAA
- a CDS encoding sugar-binding transcriptional regulator: MHPTEDEALLYQVASMYYEQELTQEQIGETLHFTRWKVGRLLADARKAGLVRIQVVHPKSRVRGLEERLQDATGLRDAVVVARGRTEDEEELRARVAEAGADYLARLSPSPRLLGVSWGRTMDLLARSLSSGWAHGVHVVQINGGLTRSHTPSSAQDLASRIAHLGEGTLSVLPAPSIVEQETTRRALEQDSAVGDVLAQAAEADTVLFSPGAIGSDSVLVGSGYLGAGELKELADAGAVGDVVGRFIDARGGIVDKRLDDRTLGLPLDALRSRPVSVAVVSGTAKHAVCAAVVSSGLCNTLVTDDHTASHLLDPASCDELRAGRGRA; the protein is encoded by the coding sequence ATGCATCCCACCGAGGACGAGGCCCTCCTCTACCAGGTCGCCTCCATGTACTACGAGCAGGAGCTGACGCAGGAGCAGATCGGCGAGACGCTGCACTTCACCCGCTGGAAGGTCGGCCGGCTGCTGGCCGACGCGCGGAAGGCCGGACTCGTACGGATACAGGTCGTCCACCCCAAGTCCCGCGTGCGCGGCCTCGAGGAGCGCCTCCAGGACGCCACCGGTCTGCGCGACGCCGTGGTGGTGGCGCGGGGCCGCACCGAGGACGAGGAGGAGCTGCGGGCCCGCGTCGCCGAGGCCGGAGCCGACTACCTCGCCCGGCTGAGCCCCTCACCCCGGCTGCTCGGCGTCTCCTGGGGCCGCACCATGGACCTGCTCGCCCGCAGCCTCAGCTCCGGATGGGCCCACGGAGTGCACGTCGTGCAGATCAACGGCGGCCTCACCCGGTCCCACACCCCCAGCTCCGCGCAGGACTTGGCGAGCCGCATCGCCCACCTCGGCGAGGGCACCCTGTCCGTGCTGCCCGCCCCGTCCATCGTGGAGCAGGAGACGACCCGGCGCGCCCTGGAGCAGGACAGCGCGGTCGGCGACGTGCTCGCGCAGGCCGCCGAGGCGGACACCGTCCTGTTCAGCCCCGGCGCCATCGGCAGCGACTCCGTGCTGGTCGGTTCCGGCTACCTCGGCGCCGGCGAACTCAAGGAGCTCGCCGACGCGGGCGCCGTCGGGGACGTCGTCGGCCGCTTCATCGACGCTCGCGGGGGGATCGTCGACAAGCGGCTGGACGACCGTACGCTCGGCCTGCCGCTGGACGCCCTGCGCAGCCGCCCGGTGTCCGTGGCGGTCGTCTCCGGCACCGCCAAGCACGCCGTGTGCGCGGCCGTCGTCTCCAGCGGCCTGTGCAACACGCTCGTCACCGACGACCACACCGCGTCCCACCTGCTCGACCCCGCCTCCTGCGACGAGCTGCGCGCGGGAAGGGGGCGGGCATGA